A single window of Acidobacteriota bacterium DNA harbors:
- a CDS encoding citrate lyase subunit alpha: protein MKFNGKEYEPFNSAFNDKTYSGRLVGRPITTRIPHRRNKVTTLDAVMELIRDGDTISYPHYYRFGDKGLQLVVEKLRETGKRDIRIYGNAFFDHVDPWLIEAVKAGTIGGIYGNVYRKFGGNVVRGDLLPWVSVGFSHGNRVRKLQTGEVDVRVAFGPVPMADVHGNANGVLGRPEHLCGPVGLFSADAEYARYVCLLAGTVSDKLIMPTPLSMEQVDFVVKVDDPGLSSGIGSGTLDVEKAKSNPFNARVAENITRVIKAAGVVRDGFAFQVGSGAGLLILENIRNMLKETKIRANFSIGGVTSLHVDMLDEGTLYQLMHGQLFEPSPKVFDSLLTNHHHHEITTAYYASVANKEAAVNMLDLAVLSTLEVDREFNLNTVCANGRTIGGIGGGQDVAAGADLAIIFMPLATGKDGKGFPKVVDRVYTRTTPGEVIDVVVTEEYAAVNPKSKSTYRDSILERGGEFGVKLISMDELHEKSVARAGEFGIIPPQAETSDEVVHVIEWRDGSLLDVIRRIS, encoded by the coding sequence ATGAAATTCAACGGGAAAGAATACGAACCTTTCAACTCCGCTTTCAACGATAAGACTTACTCCGGTCGCCTTGTCGGCCGCCCAATCACCACACGGATCCCCCACCGGCGGAACAAGGTAACCACGCTCGATGCCGTCATGGAGTTGATTCGGGACGGAGACACGATCTCCTATCCCCACTACTACCGGTTCGGCGACAAGGGCCTCCAACTGGTCGTCGAAAAACTGCGGGAAACCGGCAAGAGGGACATCAGGATATACGGCAATGCCTTTTTCGACCACGTCGATCCCTGGCTGATCGAGGCCGTCAAAGCGGGAACGATCGGCGGTATTTATGGAAACGTCTATCGCAAGTTCGGGGGCAACGTGGTCCGGGGAGACCTGCTGCCCTGGGTTTCGGTCGGCTTCTCGCATGGCAACCGGGTAAGGAAACTCCAGACGGGCGAGGTCGACGTCAGGGTCGCTTTCGGACCCGTGCCGATGGCCGACGTGCACGGCAACGCCAACGGCGTTTTGGGCAGACCGGAACACCTGTGCGGCCCCGTGGGTCTCTTCTCCGCCGACGCCGAGTACGCCCGGTACGTGTGCCTGCTGGCGGGGACGGTCAGCGACAAGCTGATCATGCCTACACCGCTGTCGATGGAGCAGGTGGACTTCGTGGTGAAGGTGGACGACCCCGGCCTGTCGTCCGGTATCGGCTCCGGGACGCTCGACGTGGAGAAGGCGAAAAGCAATCCGTTCAACGCCCGGGTGGCCGAAAACATCACACGAGTCATCAAGGCGGCCGGGGTGGTCAGGGACGGATTTGCCTTCCAGGTCGGCTCGGGCGCGGGGCTGCTTATCCTCGAGAACATCCGCAATATGCTCAAGGAAACAAAAATACGCGCCAACTTCTCAATCGGCGGGGTCACCTCGTTGCACGTCGATATGCTCGATGAGGGCACGCTGTACCAGCTTATGCACGGGCAGTTGTTCGAGCCGAGCCCGAAAGTGTTCGATTCCCTGCTGACGAACCACCACCATCACGAGATCACGACGGCCTATTACGCTTCCGTGGCCAACAAGGAGGCCGCCGTGAACATGCTTGACCTGGCCGTGCTTTCGACGCTGGAGGTTGACCGTGAATTCAACCTCAACACCGTGTGCGCCAACGGCCGCACTATCGGCGGTATCGGCGGCGGTCAGGACGTTGCGGCCGGAGCCGATCTCGCCATCATCTTCATGCCGCTGGCCACGGGCAAGGACGGCAAGGGATTCCCCAAGGTCGTCGACCGCGTGTACACCCGGACGACTCCCGGCGAGGTTATTGACGTGGTCGTCACCGAGGAGTACGCGGCCGTCAACCCGAAAAGCAAAAGCACCTACCGTGACAGCATTCTCGAGCGCGGCGGCGAGTTCGGCGTCAAGCTGATCTCGATGGACGAGTTGCACGAGAAATCGGTTGCGCGGGCCGGCGAGTTCGGAATCATCCCGCCGCAGGCCGAGACGTCCGATGAAGTTGTGCACGTGATTGAGTGGCGGGACGGCTCCCTGCTCGACGTCATCCGCAGGATCTCCTGA
- a CDS encoding TonB-dependent receptor, producing the protein MLGHRATGMPCGRSWTTVRARTAGRAVRLVIFLVCASECPIAAATIEGLVAERLTRQPVAGATVRVIQSSHTAVTDEAGRFLIANVAPGHYDIRLSHIGYADASRRVVVARDETARLTVFLRTITTDVGGLTVTATRFGEAVFSSAQNVSVTPARRFAERDFSTTAEVLREEPGVLVQKTTHGHGSPVLRGLLGKYVLLLYDGIRLNKPTFRFGANQYLNTVDLATVDRVEVVRGPSSVMYGSDAIGGVINLVPLPPRAGGTGIILNPSMVTRYSSADDGKSVNLRLTGSYRYLSALYAVTLKDIGDLRAGGEVGKQRPTGWQEANHSTHLFIRLDENSLLRLDYLAVRQTEVPRYDRYVSGDFQEYVYDPQDRDLLALTVTSDDLGSSVHSVKAAVAFQREVEGYIEQRTGSAEVTQSEDEVRTWGGYVQLASVLRSVHWLSYGLEHYRDRLDTRRMRMSGGATWDVRPTFPDESEYRSTGLFLQDEWRLQKNVALTTGVRYSRFAIDSPLEDPFGRFEDSFDDVTAALSLSVKPDPAVHILGRWSRGFRAPDLNDEVVLKVSSSGVDAPSPGLGPEHCNNFELGTKVRTARMQGSLFLFYNQLSNLIDRRPGTYDGKTYFDENGNGVKDSAEFDIFQKYNVGRSHIYGFEYESFFKISEKWEARAACFWTRGENHTANEPLSRIPPFMGMVSIRVHPHARGWVELFVRMAGEQRRLSTRDIDDTRIGPEGTDGWATLNFRSHVELGPTFVNITLENVTDRAYKEHGSGICSAGRGVVLAAGLDL; encoded by the coding sequence ATGCTCGGACATCGTGCGACCGGGATGCCCTGCGGCAGATCATGGACAACGGTACGGGCGCGCACGGCGGGTCGCGCGGTCCGTCTCGTCATCTTCCTTGTCTGCGCAAGCGAGTGTCCGATCGCGGCGGCGACCATCGAGGGGCTTGTTGCCGAGCGACTTACAAGGCAGCCGGTGGCGGGGGCCACGGTCCGCGTAATCCAATCTTCGCACACCGCCGTGACGGACGAGGCCGGGAGGTTCCTTATTGCCAATGTTGCCCCCGGCCATTACGATATCAGGCTTTCCCATATCGGGTATGCTGACGCCTCGAGGCGGGTGGTCGTGGCCCGCGACGAAACAGCGAGGCTGACCGTATTTCTCCGGACAATTACCACCGACGTCGGCGGGCTGACCGTCACCGCTACCCGCTTTGGCGAGGCCGTCTTTTCGTCCGCACAGAACGTCTCGGTAACTCCCGCACGCAGGTTTGCAGAGCGCGATTTCAGTACTACCGCCGAAGTGCTGCGTGAAGAACCGGGAGTACTCGTTCAGAAAACGACTCACGGCCACGGTTCCCCGGTCCTGAGAGGCCTGCTGGGCAAGTATGTTCTGCTACTGTACGACGGCATCCGTTTGAATAAGCCGACCTTTCGCTTCGGTGCCAACCAGTACCTGAACACGGTCGACCTTGCAACGGTGGACAGGGTTGAGGTGGTGCGCGGACCGTCCTCCGTGATGTACGGCAGCGACGCTATCGGGGGTGTTATCAATCTCGTCCCGCTTCCGCCTCGGGCCGGGGGTACGGGGATCATCCTGAACCCGTCTATGGTGACGCGTTACTCGAGCGCGGACGACGGCAAGAGCGTCAACCTCAGGCTGACCGGCAGCTACCGATATCTCTCTGCACTCTATGCCGTGACCCTTAAGGATATCGGGGACCTGCGCGCCGGTGGCGAGGTCGGGAAGCAAAGACCGACCGGCTGGCAGGAGGCGAATCACAGCACACACCTGTTCATCCGGTTGGACGAAAACAGCCTCCTGAGGCTCGATTATCTGGCCGTTCGGCAAACGGAAGTGCCGCGCTACGACAGATACGTCAGCGGCGATTTTCAGGAGTACGTCTATGATCCGCAGGACCGGGACCTGCTGGCCCTGACTGTCACGTCCGACGATCTGGGCTCGTCCGTTCACTCCGTCAAGGCTGCCGTGGCGTTCCAGAGGGAGGTCGAGGGATACATCGAGCAGAGGACCGGCTCGGCAGAGGTGACGCAGTCGGAGGATGAAGTCAGGACCTGGGGAGGCTACGTTCAGCTTGCATCAGTCCTGCGGTCCGTCCACTGGCTCAGCTACGGCCTGGAGCACTACCGGGACAGGCTCGATACACGGAGAATGCGGATGAGCGGGGGCGCGACGTGGGATGTCAGGCCGACGTTTCCGGATGAATCGGAGTATCGTTCCACGGGACTGTTCCTGCAGGATGAATGGCGGCTGCAAAAGAACGTGGCGCTGACCACCGGCGTGAGGTACAGCCGCTTCGCCATCGATTCGCCGCTGGAGGATCCCTTTGGCCGCTTCGAAGATTCGTTCGATGACGTTACGGCGGCGTTGTCGTTGAGTGTGAAGCCGGACCCGGCGGTACACATCCTGGGTCGCTGGTCACGGGGCTTTCGGGCTCCTGATCTGAACGACGAGGTGGTCCTCAAGGTTTCCAGCAGCGGTGTGGATGCCCCGAGCCCGGGTCTCGGACCGGAGCATTGCAACAACTTTGAGCTTGGCACGAAGGTACGGACTGCCCGGATGCAGGGCAGCCTGTTTCTGTTTTACAACCAGTTGAGCAACCTTATCGATCGCCGACCGGGGACATATGACGGTAAGACCTACTTCGACGAAAACGGAAACGGCGTAAAAGACAGCGCCGAATTTGATATCTTTCAGAAGTACAACGTGGGCAGGTCTCACATCTACGGGTTTGAGTACGAGAGTTTCTTCAAGATTTCCGAGAAGTGGGAAGCCCGGGCGGCGTGTTTCTGGACCCGGGGAGAAAACCACACTGCGAACGAGCCGCTCAGCAGGATACCACCGTTTATGGGCATGGTCTCCATCCGGGTGCATCCGCACGCCCGGGGCTGGGTCGAGCTGTTTGTCCGGATGGCCGGTGAGCAAAGGCGTCTGTCCACGCGCGATATAGACGACACCCGCATCGGGCCTGAAGGTACGGACGGCTGGGCGACACTCAATTTCAGGTCACACGTCGAACTCGGACCGACCTTTGTAAATATCACCCTTGAAAACGTCACGGACCGGGCATATAAGGAACACGGGTCGGGAATCTGCTCAGCGGGCCGGGGCGTAGTCCTGGCGGCGGGACTGGACCTGTAA
- the pckA gene encoding phosphoenolpyruvate carboxykinase (ATP): MAVKRLFSSYGLENHGITNVRHVHWNHNTPMLYEDIIKHDEGCVAHLGPIVVRSGLHTGRAAKDKFIVEEEDTKGQIWWGKVNRPFSQEKFDRLFGRLQAYLQVRDLFVQDCFAGYDPKYRLPIRVITETAWHSFFARNMFIQADPRDLVSHVPEFTVLHVPNFQAMPEIDGTNSEAFIILNLHRKLVLIGGTAYAGEIKKSIFTVLNFLLPQENVLSMHCSANVGSEGDVALFFGLSGTGKTTLSADPHRKLIGDDEHGWSATGVFNFEGGCYAKVINLSEESEPEIYATTRRFGTILENVAFDNITRRLDLGDATLTENSRAAYPLSHIPNALGESMAGHPRNVVMLTADAFGVMPPLSRLTPEQAMYHFISGYTAKLAGTEAGVTEPQATFSACFGAPFMVLHPTRYAELLSQKIRRHNVPCWLVNTGWSGGPYGVGERMKIGHTRTLLNAALGGALSTVSFDTDPVFGVQVPVACPGIPEEILKPRRTWTDKEAYDRQARHLAELFRNNFKEFESDVPKEVRTAGP, from the coding sequence ATGGCAGTCAAACGTCTGTTCAGCAGTTACGGCCTCGAGAATCACGGCATCACCAATGTCCGGCACGTGCACTGGAATCACAACACGCCCATGCTCTACGAGGATATTATCAAACACGACGAAGGTTGTGTAGCACATCTGGGTCCGATAGTAGTCAGGAGCGGTCTGCACACGGGCAGGGCAGCCAAGGACAAGTTCATCGTGGAGGAGGAAGACACGAAGGGACAGATTTGGTGGGGCAAGGTGAATCGGCCGTTCTCGCAGGAGAAGTTCGACCGCCTGTTCGGCCGCCTGCAGGCCTACCTGCAGGTGCGGGACCTCTTTGTCCAGGACTGCTTTGCCGGTTACGATCCAAAGTACCGGCTTCCCATCCGGGTCATCACGGAGACGGCCTGGCACAGCTTTTTCGCGCGCAACATGTTCATTCAGGCGGACCCCAGGGACCTCGTCAGCCACGTGCCGGAGTTCACGGTCTTGCACGTACCCAATTTCCAGGCCATGCCCGAAATCGACGGGACCAACTCCGAGGCATTTATTATCCTTAACCTCCATCGGAAGCTCGTGCTCATCGGGGGGACCGCCTACGCCGGGGAGATCAAGAAATCGATCTTCACCGTCCTGAATTTCCTCCTGCCGCAGGAAAACGTGCTTTCCATGCACTGCAGCGCGAATGTCGGCTCCGAGGGTGACGTGGCGCTCTTTTTCGGCCTGTCGGGAACCGGCAAAACGACCTTGTCGGCCGATCCTCATCGTAAACTGATCGGCGACGATGAGCACGGGTGGAGCGCCACGGGCGTGTTCAACTTTGAAGGCGGCTGTTATGCGAAAGTCATCAATCTCTCCGAGGAGTCGGAACCTGAGATTTACGCCACCACGCGCCGCTTCGGCACCATCCTGGAGAACGTAGCCTTTGACAACATCACCCGCCGGCTCGATCTTGGCGATGCCACGCTCACGGAGAACTCTCGTGCCGCATACCCGCTGAGTCACATACCCAACGCTCTTGGCGAGAGTATGGCCGGCCATCCGCGGAATGTCGTCATGCTCACGGCGGACGCGTTCGGGGTCATGCCGCCGCTCTCGCGCCTCACCCCGGAGCAGGCCATGTACCACTTCATCTCCGGGTATACGGCAAAGCTGGCCGGCACCGAGGCCGGTGTGACCGAGCCGCAGGCCACGTTTTCAGCCTGTTTCGGTGCCCCCTTTATGGTTCTGCATCCGACGCGATATGCCGAGCTTCTGTCCCAGAAAATACGGCGCCATAATGTTCCATGCTGGCTGGTCAATACCGGTTGGAGCGGCGGCCCGTACGGCGTCGGCGAGCGGATGAAAATCGGTCACACGCGGACGCTTCTGAACGCGGCACTCGGCGGCGCGCTGTCGACGGTTTCATTTGATACTGATCCGGTCTTTGGCGTTCAGGTGCCCGTGGCCTGTCCCGGGATTCCCGAGGAAATCCTCAAACCGCGGCGAACCTGGACTGATAAGGAAGCCTATGACCGGCAGGCCAGGCATCTGGCCGAGCTGTTCCGGAACAACTTCAAGGAGTTTGAGAGCGACGTACCGAAGGAAGTACGGACGGCAGGTCCGTAA
- a CDS encoding metallophosphoesterase gives MGCFFVSDLHGDTERYQKLFAAVTDELPAAVFLGGDLLPSAAARVAAAGSSDHDFVTAFLVPGFAETRRICGSKYPRVFLILGNDDRRDEETAIVRGESGGLWEYVHERCVPFSSFRVCGYACVPPTPFHLKDWERYDVSRHVDPGSVSPERGWRTTPVSEREIRYSTIQQDLDRLAGKQDLTSGIMLFHAPPYNTGLDRAGLDGRMVDGVPLDVHVGSIAVRRFIESRQPLLTLHGHIHESPRLTGAWRERIGRTFLFSAAHDGSELALVRFDPAGPETASRELL, from the coding sequence TTGGGCTGCTTTTTTGTTTCAGATCTGCACGGAGATACCGAACGCTATCAGAAGCTGTTTGCCGCCGTCACTGACGAACTGCCCGCGGCGGTGTTTCTCGGCGGTGATCTCCTGCCGTCGGCCGCGGCGCGGGTCGCCGCCGCCGGCTCATCCGATCATGATTTCGTGACCGCGTTCCTGGTGCCGGGATTTGCCGAGACACGGCGGATCTGCGGCTCGAAGTACCCGCGCGTGTTCCTGATCCTGGGTAACGACGACAGGCGCGACGAGGAGACGGCGATAGTGCGCGGGGAATCCGGGGGCTTGTGGGAGTACGTGCACGAACGCTGTGTGCCGTTTTCATCCTTTCGTGTGTGCGGGTACGCCTGCGTGCCGCCTACGCCGTTTCACTTGAAGGACTGGGAGCGATACGACGTGTCGCGCCACGTTGATCCGGGGTCCGTGTCGCCGGAGCGGGGGTGGCGAACGACGCCGGTTTCGGAAAGGGAGATCCGGTACTCAACGATACAGCAGGACCTGGATCGCCTGGCAGGGAAGCAGGACCTGACCAGCGGGATAATGCTGTTCCACGCGCCCCCGTACAACACCGGCCTGGACCGTGCCGGGCTTGACGGCCGGATGGTGGACGGCGTGCCGCTCGACGTGCACGTCGGCAGCATTGCCGTGCGACGCTTTATTGAATCCAGACAACCGCTGCTGACCCTGCACGGCCACATTCATGAATCGCCCCGGCTGACGGGCGCCTGGCGGGAACGTATCGGTCGTACGTTCCTTTTCTCGGCCGCTCACGACGGTTCTGAGCTGGCTCTGGTGCGGTTTGACCCGGCCGGTCCGGAGACCGCATCCAGGGAACTGTTATAA
- a CDS encoding PEP/pyruvate-binding domain-containing protein encodes MTGKRKSVNKLLDSLHERAKELNCLYAIEELLNRPDVDPATAFKELLTAIPPGMQYPDICSVQIVFEDDIFQPPDFEETPWVRSADIIVQERPAGSISVYYGKELPPADDGPFLKEESRLIKTIADRLGHFLLHYQLKQVFQDWETTRKGLAEHKAGEWRTVLELLRQTDRNLFIKLSHKMLNYLSWSGVAEAEKLLQSSSSHKRVAEDQAVEQANRPYRQAPLALPISMADEIFQIAAEHMTDDELVSRLQKWIQEDKLSFLVQVVNRNVPLSEVADAVRRFHHVAPGEPDLTSSAVKGITVSLIRRFLSDQLDYINVAKNYIKISDFHDLLNYIIFAPESHGKLGGKSAGLYLASQIVKKGTRRVKGQSAVKVPKTWHVSSDMLLDFMHYNNLDEIVEQKYKPIDQVRLEYPHIVRTFKNSAFPTEMIKGLSMALDDFGDGPLIVRSSSLLEDRVGAAFSGKYKSLFLANQGSKRQKLDALLDAIAEVYASTFGPDPIEYRAERGLIDFAEEMAIMIQKVVGSQVGDYFLPPFAGVVFSRNEFRWSPRINREDGLVRMVPGLGTRAVDRLSDDYPILMAPGQPQLRVNTTTDDVLRYSPKRIDVIDLKKNVFETVAISDLLKKFGYQFPQINQLVSIHRDGHLHQPLGSSIDFDEDDVVVTFEGLFSNSTFIEQIREMMAVLEEELRMPVDVEFAHDGRDLYLLQCRAQSRTEEDYASPIPHDTPQDKIVFSANRYVSNGRVPDISHIVYIDPEKYSALTSRKDLAAVGQAVGQLNKVLPKRQFILMGPGRWGSRGDIKLGVNVTYSQINNTAVLIELARKKGNYVPDLSFGTHFFQDLVEARIRYLPLYPDDESVVFNEKFLTGSPNMLPVMLPEFSSLGDTVRLIDVASVTDGSILRVLMNAELGQAVGILADPSFDVTDAQPRMNHGDRRPDGSWRWRMLMAEHVAAQLDPKRFGVKAFYVIGSTKNATAGDASDIDILLHLDGTDEQRKALQEWLEGWSLCLDHLNYLRTGYRSGGLLDAHFVTDEDITKRTSYAAKIDAVTDTAKQLSLGTQVKKPL; translated from the coding sequence ATGACTGGCAAAAGAAAATCCGTCAACAAGCTCCTGGACTCTCTGCACGAGCGCGCCAAGGAGCTGAACTGCCTGTACGCGATCGAAGAACTGCTGAACAGACCGGACGTCGATCCGGCCACGGCCTTCAAGGAACTCCTCACGGCCATTCCACCGGGCATGCAGTATCCCGACATCTGTTCGGTCCAAATCGTGTTTGAGGACGACATCTTCCAGCCTCCCGATTTCGAGGAGACACCGTGGGTGAGGAGTGCGGATATTATTGTACAGGAAAGGCCCGCGGGGAGTATCAGCGTATACTACGGCAAGGAATTGCCACCGGCTGACGACGGGCCGTTTCTCAAGGAGGAATCGCGGCTCATCAAGACCATCGCCGATCGCCTCGGCCACTTCCTCCTGCATTACCAGCTCAAACAGGTCTTCCAGGACTGGGAAACGACCAGGAAGGGCCTGGCCGAGCACAAAGCCGGCGAGTGGAGAACGGTGCTCGAACTGCTTCGCCAGACCGACAGGAACCTGTTTATCAAACTGTCGCACAAAATGCTCAACTACCTCTCCTGGAGCGGGGTCGCTGAAGCCGAGAAGCTGCTGCAAAGCTCCAGTTCGCACAAGAGGGTTGCGGAGGACCAGGCCGTGGAACAGGCCAATCGTCCCTACCGCCAGGCTCCGCTGGCCCTGCCGATCAGCATGGCCGACGAAATCTTCCAGATCGCGGCGGAACACATGACTGACGACGAGCTGGTGTCGCGCCTTCAGAAATGGATTCAGGAAGATAAACTGAGTTTCCTGGTGCAGGTTGTGAACCGGAACGTCCCGCTCTCCGAAGTCGCCGACGCGGTGCGCCGATTCCATCACGTGGCGCCGGGCGAACCGGACCTCACCTCGTCCGCCGTCAAGGGGATCACCGTATCCCTTATCCGACGCTTTCTTTCGGACCAGTTGGACTATATAAACGTGGCCAAGAACTACATCAAGATCAGTGATTTTCACGACCTGCTCAACTACATCATCTTTGCGCCTGAAAGCCACGGCAAGCTGGGCGGCAAGAGCGCCGGCCTGTACCTTGCCTCGCAGATTGTCAAGAAGGGCACCAGACGCGTCAAGGGCCAGAGCGCGGTGAAGGTGCCCAAGACGTGGCATGTCTCCTCCGACATGCTCCTGGATTTCATGCACTACAATAACCTCGACGAGATCGTTGAACAGAAATACAAGCCGATCGACCAGGTTCGGCTCGAATATCCGCACATCGTGCGGACGTTCAAGAATTCCGCGTTTCCGACCGAAATGATCAAGGGTCTGTCGATGGCGCTGGACGATTTCGGCGACGGCCCGCTGATTGTGCGAAGCTCAAGTCTTTTGGAAGACCGTGTGGGCGCCGCATTCTCCGGCAAGTACAAGAGCCTTTTCCTGGCCAACCAGGGCAGCAAGCGGCAGAAGCTCGACGCCCTGCTGGATGCCATTGCCGAGGTATACGCCTCAACCTTCGGCCCCGATCCCATCGAGTACCGGGCCGAGCGCGGGCTGATCGACTTTGCCGAGGAAATGGCCATCATGATCCAGAAGGTTGTCGGCTCCCAGGTGGGCGATTACTTCCTGCCGCCGTTTGCCGGCGTCGTATTCAGCCGGAACGAGTTTCGCTGGTCCCCGAGGATCAATCGCGAGGACGGCCTGGTCCGGATGGTCCCCGGGCTCGGCACGCGTGCCGTGGATCGGCTCAGCGACGATTATCCGATACTGATGGCCCCCGGGCAGCCGCAGTTGAGAGTCAACACGACGACCGACGACGTGCTGCGGTATTCCCCGAAGCGTATTGACGTCATCGACCTCAAGAAGAACGTGTTCGAAACCGTCGCCATCTCGGATCTGCTGAAGAAGTTCGGATACCAGTTTCCGCAGATCAACCAGCTCGTGTCCATACACCGTGACGGCCACCTCCACCAGCCTCTCGGCTCCAGCATCGACTTCGACGAGGACGACGTGGTGGTGACGTTCGAAGGGCTTTTCTCCAACTCGACCTTTATCGAGCAGATCCGTGAAATGATGGCGGTGCTGGAGGAAGAACTGCGCATGCCCGTGGACGTTGAATTCGCCCACGACGGCCGCGACCTGTATCTTCTGCAGTGCCGTGCCCAGAGCCGTACCGAGGAGGACTATGCGTCCCCCATCCCCCACGATACCCCGCAGGACAAGATAGTCTTCTCCGCGAACCGATACGTGTCAAACGGCCGGGTCCCGGACATCTCCCACATCGTGTATATCGACCCGGAGAAGTACTCGGCCCTAACGTCCCGAAAAGACCTCGCGGCCGTCGGCCAGGCCGTCGGGCAACTCAACAAGGTATTGCCGAAACGGCAGTTCATACTGATGGGTCCCGGACGATGGGGCAGCCGCGGTGACATCAAGCTCGGCGTCAACGTCACTTACTCTCAGATCAACAACACGGCCGTGCTGATTGAATTGGCGCGCAAGAAGGGTAATTACGTTCCCGATCTGTCGTTCGGCACCCACTTCTTCCAGGACCTGGTGGAGGCACGCATACGCTACCTGCCACTGTACCCGGATGACGAGAGCGTTGTTTTCAACGAGAAGTTTCTCACCGGCTCGCCCAACATGCTCCCCGTCATGCTGCCCGAGTTTTCGTCGCTCGGCGACACCGTCCGCCTGATCGACGTCGCCAGCGTGACCGACGGCTCGATCCTGAGGGTACTGATGAATGCCGAGCTTGGCCAGGCGGTGGGGATACTGGCCGACCCGTCGTTTGACGTCACCGATGCCCAACCCCGTATGAACCACGGTGACAGACGGCCGGATGGCAGCTGGCGCTGGCGGATGCTGATGGCGGAGCACGTGGCGGCCCAGCTTGACCCCAAGCGTTTCGGCGTGAAAGCGTTCTACGTGATCGGCAGCACCAAGAACGCCACGGCGGGAGATGCCAGTGATATCGACATCCTGTTGCATCTTGACGGAACCGACGAACAGCGAAAGGCGCTGCAGGAGTGGCTTGAAGGCTGGAGTCTGTGCCTGGATCATCTGAACTACCTCAGGACGGGCTATCGATCCGGCGGCCTGCTGGACGCCCACTTCGTCACCGATGAGGATATCACGAAGAGAACAAGCTACGCCGCCAAGATCGACGCCGTAACCGATACCGCCAAGCAACTGTCTCTGGGCACACAGGTGAAAAAGCCGTTATAA